One region of Mus musculus strain C57BL/6J chromosome 3, GRCm38.p6 C57BL/6J genomic DNA includes:
- the Mcoln3 gene encoding mucolipin-3, producing the protein MANPEVLVSSCRARQDESPCTFHPSSSPSEQLLLEDQMRRKLKFFFMNPCEKFWARGRKPWKLAIQILKIAMVTIQLVLFGLSNQMVVAFKEENTIAFKHLFLKGYMDRMDDTYAVYTQSEVYDQIIFAVTQYLQLQNISVGNHAYENKGTKQSAMAICQHFYRQGTICPGNDTFDIDPEVETECFLVEPDEASHLGTPGENKLNLSLDFHRLLTVELQFKLKAINLQTVRHQELPDCYDFTLTITFDNKAHSGRIKISLDNDISIKECKDWHVSGSIQKNTHYMMIFDAFVILTCLASLVLCARSVIRGLQLQQEFVNFFLLHYKKEVSASDQMEFINGWYIMIIISDILTIVGSVLKMEIQAKSLTSYDVCSILLGTSTMLVWLGVIRYLGFFAKYNLLILTLQAALPNVMRFCCCAAMIYLGYCFCGWIVLGPYHEKFRSLNRVSECLFSLINGDDMFSTFAKMQQKSYLVWLFSRVYLYSFISLFIYMILSLFIALITDTYETIKHYQQDGFPETELRKFIAECKDLPNSGKYRLEDDPPGSLLCCCKK; encoded by the exons ATGGCAAATCCCGAGGTGCTGGTTAGCAGCTGCAGAGCTCGCCAAGATGAAAGCCCCTGCACTTTCCACCCGAGCTCGTCCCCGTCAGAGCAGCTTCTCTTAGAAGACCAGATGAGGCGGAAACTCAAGTTCTTTTTTATGAATCCTTGTGAgaagttctgggctcggggtagGAAGCCATGGAAACTTGCCATACAGATTCTGAAAATCGCGATGGTGACTATCCAG ctGGTTCTGTTTGGACTAAGTAACCAGATGGTAGTAGCTTTCAAAGAGGAGAACACTATAGCCTTCAAACACCTCTTCCTAAAGGGCTACATGGATCGAATGGACGACACCTATGCAGTGTACACTCAGAGTGAAGTGTATGACCAGATCATCTTTGCAGTGACCCAG TACTTGCAGCTTCAGAACATCTCCGTGGGCAATCACGCTTATGAGAACAAGGGGACTAAGCAGTCGGCGATGGCAATCTGTCAGCACTTCTACAGGCAAGGAACCATCTGCCCCGGGAACGACACCTTTGACATCGATCCAGAAGTTGAAACAG AATGTTTCCTTGTAGAGCCAGATGAAGCTTCCCACCTTGGAACGCCTGGAGAAAATAAACTCAACCTGAGCCTGGACTTCCACAG ACTTCTGACGGTGGAGCTCCAGTTTAAGCTCAAAGCCATCAATCTGCAGACAGTTCGACACCAGGAGCTTCCTGACTGTTACGACTTTACGCTGACT ATAACATTCGACAACAAGGCTCACAGTGGAAGAATCAAAATAAGCTTAGACAACGACATTTCTATCAAAGAATGCAAAGACTGGCATGTGTCTGGATCAA TTCAGAAGAACACACACTACATGATGATCTTTGATGCCTTTGTCATTCTGACCTGCTTGGCCTCACTGGTGCTGTGTGCCAGGTCTGTGATTAGGGGTCTTCAGCTTCAGCAG GAGTTTGTCAACTTCTTCCTTCTTCACTACAAGAAGGAAGTTTCGGCCTCTGATCAGATGGAGTTCATCAACGGGTGGTACATTATGATCATCATTAGTGACATATTGACAATCGTTGGATCAGTTCTGAAAATGGAAATCCAAGCCAAG AGTCTCACAAGCTATGATGTCTGCAGCATACTTCTCGGGACGTCAACTATGCTCGTGTGGCTTGGAGTTATCCGATACCTGGGTTTCTTTGCGAAGTACAAT CTCCTTATTCTGACCCTCCAGGCAGCGCTGCCCAACGTCATGAGGTTCTGTTGCTGCGCTGCTATGATCTATCTAGGCTATTGCTTTTGCGGATGGATTGTGCTGGGCCCTTACCATGAGAAG TTCCGTTCCCTGAACAGGGTCTCCGAGTGCCTGTTCTCGCTGATAAACGGAGACGATATGTTTTCCACATTTGCGAAAATGCAGCAGAAGAGTTACCTGGTGTGGCTGTTCAGCCGAGTCTACCTGTACTCGTTCATCAGCCTCTTCATTTACATGATTCTGAGCCTTTTCATCGCGCTCATCACAGACACATACGAAACAATTAAG CACtaccagcaagatggcttcccAGAGACGGAACTTCGAAAGTTTATAGCGGAATGCAAAGACCTC
- the Mcoln3 gene encoding mucolipin-3 isoform X2, which produces MANPEVLVSSCRARQDESPCTFHPSSSPSEQLLLEDQMRRKLKFFFMNPCEKFWARGRKPWKLAIQILKIAMVTIQLVLFGLSNQMVVAFKEENTIAFKHLFLKGYMDRMDDTYAVYTQSEVYDQIIFAVTQYLQLQNISVGNHAYENKGTKQSAMAICQHFYRQGTICPGNDTFDIDPEVETECFLVEPDEASHLGTPGENKLNLSLDFHRLLTVELQFKLKAINLQTVRHQELPDCYDFTLTITFDNKAHSGRIKISLDNDISIKECKDWHVSGSIQKNTHYMMIFDAFVILTCLASLVLCARSVIRGLQLQQEFVNFFLLHYKKEVSASDQMEFINGWYIMIIISDILTIVGSVLKMEIQAKSLTSYDVCSILLGTSTMLVWLGVIRYLGFFAKYNLLILTLQAALPNVMRFCCCAAMIYLGYCFCGWIVLGPYHEKHYQQDGFPETELRKFIAECKDLPNSGKYRLEDDPPGSLLCCCKK; this is translated from the exons ATGGCAAATCCCGAGGTGCTGGTTAGCAGCTGCAGAGCTCGCCAAGATGAAAGCCCCTGCACTTTCCACCCGAGCTCGTCCCCGTCAGAGCAGCTTCTCTTAGAAGACCAGATGAGGCGGAAACTCAAGTTCTTTTTTATGAATCCTTGTGAgaagttctgggctcggggtagGAAGCCATGGAAACTTGCCATACAGATTCTGAAAATCGCGATGGTGACTATCCAG ctGGTTCTGTTTGGACTAAGTAACCAGATGGTAGTAGCTTTCAAAGAGGAGAACACTATAGCCTTCAAACACCTCTTCCTAAAGGGCTACATGGATCGAATGGACGACACCTATGCAGTGTACACTCAGAGTGAAGTGTATGACCAGATCATCTTTGCAGTGACCCAG TACTTGCAGCTTCAGAACATCTCCGTGGGCAATCACGCTTATGAGAACAAGGGGACTAAGCAGTCGGCGATGGCAATCTGTCAGCACTTCTACAGGCAAGGAACCATCTGCCCCGGGAACGACACCTTTGACATCGATCCAGAAGTTGAAACAG AATGTTTCCTTGTAGAGCCAGATGAAGCTTCCCACCTTGGAACGCCTGGAGAAAATAAACTCAACCTGAGCCTGGACTTCCACAG ACTTCTGACGGTGGAGCTCCAGTTTAAGCTCAAAGCCATCAATCTGCAGACAGTTCGACACCAGGAGCTTCCTGACTGTTACGACTTTACGCTGACT ATAACATTCGACAACAAGGCTCACAGTGGAAGAATCAAAATAAGCTTAGACAACGACATTTCTATCAAAGAATGCAAAGACTGGCATGTGTCTGGATCAA TTCAGAAGAACACACACTACATGATGATCTTTGATGCCTTTGTCATTCTGACCTGCTTGGCCTCACTGGTGCTGTGTGCCAGGTCTGTGATTAGGGGTCTTCAGCTTCAGCAG GAGTTTGTCAACTTCTTCCTTCTTCACTACAAGAAGGAAGTTTCGGCCTCTGATCAGATGGAGTTCATCAACGGGTGGTACATTATGATCATCATTAGTGACATATTGACAATCGTTGGATCAGTTCTGAAAATGGAAATCCAAGCCAAG AGTCTCACAAGCTATGATGTCTGCAGCATACTTCTCGGGACGTCAACTATGCTCGTGTGGCTTGGAGTTATCCGATACCTGGGTTTCTTTGCGAAGTACAAT CTCCTTATTCTGACCCTCCAGGCAGCGCTGCCCAACGTCATGAGGTTCTGTTGCTGCGCTGCTATGATCTATCTAGGCTATTGCTTTTGCGGATGGATTGTGCTGGGCCCTTACCATGAGAAG CACtaccagcaagatggcttcccAGAGACGGAACTTCGAAAGTTTATAGCGGAATGCAAAGACCTC
- the Mcoln3 gene encoding mucolipin-3 isoform X3: MVVAFKEENTIAFKHLFLKGYMDRMDDTYAVYTQSEVYDQIIFAVTQYLQLQNISVGNHAYENKGTKQSAMAICQHFYRQGTICPGNDTFDIDPEVETECFLVEPDEASHLGTPGENKLNLSLDFHRLLTVELQFKLKAINLQTVRHQELPDCYDFTLTITFDNKAHSGRIKISLDNDISIKECKDWHVSGSIQKNTHYMMIFDAFVILTCLASLVLCARSVIRGLQLQQEFVNFFLLHYKKEVSASDQMEFINGWYIMIIISDILTIVGSVLKMEIQAKSLTSYDVCSILLGTSTMLVWLGVIRYLGFFAKYNLLILTLQAALPNVMRFCCCAAMIYLGYCFCGWIVLGPYHEKFRSLNRVSECLFSLINGDDMFSTFAKMQQKSYLVWLFSRVYLYSFISLFIYMILSLFIALITDTYETIKHYQQDGFPETELRKFIAECKDLPNSGKYRLEDDPPGSLLCCCKK, translated from the exons ATGGTAGTAGCTTTCAAAGAGGAGAACACTATAGCCTTCAAACACCTCTTCCTAAAGGGCTACATGGATCGAATGGACGACACCTATGCAGTGTACACTCAGAGTGAAGTGTATGACCAGATCATCTTTGCAGTGACCCAG TACTTGCAGCTTCAGAACATCTCCGTGGGCAATCACGCTTATGAGAACAAGGGGACTAAGCAGTCGGCGATGGCAATCTGTCAGCACTTCTACAGGCAAGGAACCATCTGCCCCGGGAACGACACCTTTGACATCGATCCAGAAGTTGAAACAG AATGTTTCCTTGTAGAGCCAGATGAAGCTTCCCACCTTGGAACGCCTGGAGAAAATAAACTCAACCTGAGCCTGGACTTCCACAG ACTTCTGACGGTGGAGCTCCAGTTTAAGCTCAAAGCCATCAATCTGCAGACAGTTCGACACCAGGAGCTTCCTGACTGTTACGACTTTACGCTGACT ATAACATTCGACAACAAGGCTCACAGTGGAAGAATCAAAATAAGCTTAGACAACGACATTTCTATCAAAGAATGCAAAGACTGGCATGTGTCTGGATCAA TTCAGAAGAACACACACTACATGATGATCTTTGATGCCTTTGTCATTCTGACCTGCTTGGCCTCACTGGTGCTGTGTGCCAGGTCTGTGATTAGGGGTCTTCAGCTTCAGCAG GAGTTTGTCAACTTCTTCCTTCTTCACTACAAGAAGGAAGTTTCGGCCTCTGATCAGATGGAGTTCATCAACGGGTGGTACATTATGATCATCATTAGTGACATATTGACAATCGTTGGATCAGTTCTGAAAATGGAAATCCAAGCCAAG AGTCTCACAAGCTATGATGTCTGCAGCATACTTCTCGGGACGTCAACTATGCTCGTGTGGCTTGGAGTTATCCGATACCTGGGTTTCTTTGCGAAGTACAAT CTCCTTATTCTGACCCTCCAGGCAGCGCTGCCCAACGTCATGAGGTTCTGTTGCTGCGCTGCTATGATCTATCTAGGCTATTGCTTTTGCGGATGGATTGTGCTGGGCCCTTACCATGAGAAG TTCCGTTCCCTGAACAGGGTCTCCGAGTGCCTGTTCTCGCTGATAAACGGAGACGATATGTTTTCCACATTTGCGAAAATGCAGCAGAAGAGTTACCTGGTGTGGCTGTTCAGCCGAGTCTACCTGTACTCGTTCATCAGCCTCTTCATTTACATGATTCTGAGCCTTTTCATCGCGCTCATCACAGACACATACGAAACAATTAAG CACtaccagcaagatggcttcccAGAGACGGAACTTCGAAAGTTTATAGCGGAATGCAAAGACCTC